In Acidobacteriota bacterium, a single window of DNA contains:
- the hflX gene encoding GTPase HflX, with protein sequence MARAIEVARSPSFPNPTGTDPANRQERAFLVGVDLRSKRSSGPSAQARLARQATEVCRAQSPENDEQNSSSKRKFGTGFSVEDSMAEFRELATSAGAEVVGEVIQRRDKLDPATLIGRGKLEEITGAVAGSLADVVLFDHDLSPSQQRNIERELHARVIDRTQLILDIFARHARTREGQLQVELAQLQYLLPRLAGRGAEMSQLGGGIGTRGPGETQLETDRRKIYRRMRHVQQQLENVRRVRAQQRQRREAVPVETVAMVGYTNAGKSTLFNAVTNAGVIASSRMFATLDPTLRSITLPSKRKILLSDTVGFIRNLPHTLVTSFRATLEEVQRASLILHIADATSPNATEQREQVENVLAELEAQNKPAVHVLNKIDLLSAAQRNALPTGENVVQVSAIKGIGLETLLQKIDAALTVDPIAHIEISVPQSEGKVLAMIEARGNVLKREYRNERVQLSIEGPQSLLRQLQPFLNRTTSVISNRQSHKQQSSVRQLRKSSE encoded by the coding sequence ATAGCGCGGGCAATTGAAGTGGCACGGAGTCCCTCCTTCCCGAATCCAACCGGCACTGATCCTGCCAACAGGCAGGAGCGGGCTTTCCTGGTGGGAGTTGATCTGCGCTCCAAGCGCAGCAGCGGCCCCAGCGCCCAGGCTCGTCTGGCGAGACAGGCGACAGAAGTCTGCCGCGCGCAATCTCCTGAGAATGACGAACAGAACAGTTCGTCGAAGCGCAAATTTGGTACCGGCTTCTCTGTCGAAGATTCGATGGCGGAATTTCGCGAGCTCGCGACAAGCGCCGGTGCTGAAGTGGTCGGCGAAGTGATACAGCGTCGCGACAAGCTGGATCCAGCGACGTTGATTGGTCGCGGAAAGCTCGAAGAGATCACCGGAGCTGTTGCCGGATCGCTTGCAGATGTTGTCCTTTTCGATCACGATCTTTCTCCTTCGCAACAGCGCAACATCGAACGCGAGCTGCATGCGCGCGTGATTGACCGCACACAGCTCATCCTCGACATCTTTGCGCGGCATGCCCGCACTCGCGAAGGCCAGCTTCAGGTAGAGCTTGCGCAATTGCAATATCTGTTGCCTCGCCTGGCGGGGCGCGGAGCCGAAATGTCGCAGCTCGGCGGAGGCATTGGTACTCGCGGCCCCGGTGAAACACAGCTCGAAACCGATCGCCGGAAGATTTACCGGCGTATGCGGCATGTTCAGCAGCAGCTCGAGAATGTACGGCGAGTGCGAGCTCAGCAGCGCCAGCGGCGCGAAGCCGTCCCGGTAGAGACAGTCGCGATGGTCGGATATACGAATGCGGGCAAGTCGACGTTATTTAATGCCGTGACTAATGCCGGTGTTATTGCCTCGTCGCGCATGTTCGCGACGCTCGATCCCACCTTGCGCTCGATAACGTTACCTTCCAAACGCAAAATCCTGCTTTCCGACACAGTCGGGTTCATTCGCAACCTGCCGCATACCCTAGTCACTTCTTTCCGCGCGACTTTGGAAGAGGTGCAGCGCGCTTCGTTGATTCTCCATATTGCGGATGCCACGAGTCCAAACGCGACCGAACAGCGGGAGCAAGTGGAGAATGTACTTGCCGAACTGGAGGCGCAGAACAAACCGGCAGTGCACGTTCTGAACAAAATTGATCTCCTTTCAGCCGCACAACGAAATGCGCTTCCTACCGGTGAAAATGTGGTTCAAGTGTCCGCGATAAAGGGGATTGGACTCGAGACCCTGCTGCAGAAAATTGATGCTGCACTCACAGTTGATCCCATAGCCCACATTGAGATTAGCGTCCCCCAAAGCGAGGGCAAAGTGCTTGCCATGATTGAGGCCCGAGGGAACGTCCTGAAGCGGGAATACAGAAATGAGCGCGTTCAGCTCAGTATCGAAGGTCCACAGTCGCTTTTACGGCAATTGCAGCCGTTCTTGAATCGAACGACTTCCGTTATTTCAAATCGACAGTCACATAAGCAGCAATCTTCCGTTCGTCAGCTTCGTAAAAGTTCAGAATAG
- the atpH gene encoding ATP synthase F1 subunit delta, with amino-acid sequence MASFVGIYARALADVVIDRKLDANRVTEELNSLETFLRESADLRTIWDTPSVGSEQKLKLLDAIAKKARLLSEIRNFAAVLISNGRIHAFNQIAREAIAQINEQLGIANAEIISTRELGAEEKHRLEAQVAKAAGKKLRVRYSLDLGLVGGVLVKVGSTVYDGSVRGQLQRIREQIIAS; translated from the coding sequence ATGGCTTCGTTCGTCGGAATTTACGCGCGCGCTCTCGCCGATGTAGTGATCGATCGAAAGCTCGATGCCAATCGAGTGACTGAGGAGCTGAACTCACTCGAAACTTTTTTACGGGAAAGCGCGGATCTGAGAACGATCTGGGATACTCCGTCCGTCGGCAGCGAACAGAAGCTGAAGCTGCTGGATGCAATTGCTAAGAAAGCTCGTCTGCTCTCTGAAATTCGCAATTTTGCCGCTGTGCTGATCTCTAACGGCCGTATCCATGCCTTCAACCAGATCGCCAGGGAAGCGATCGCGCAGATCAACGAGCAGCTTGGAATTGCCAATGCCGAGATCATCAGCACACGCGAATTGGGTGCTGAAGAAAAGCACAGACTGGAAGCGCAGGTCGCCAAAGCTGCAGGCAAAAAGTTGCGGGTGCGATACTCGCTCGATCTAGGATTAGTGGGCGGTGTTCTGGTTAAAGTCGGGAGTACCGTCTATGACGGTTCTGTACGCGGTCAACTGCAGCGCATTCGAGAGCAAATCATAGCAAGTTAG
- the hfq gene encoding RNA chaperone Hfq, whose amino-acid sequence MDTKPAQNIQDTFLNTARKDKSPITIYLMSGVKLSGRIRSFDKYSVVLETNNQEQLIFKHAISTVVMARGSHYGERPAASEHRPPASERPSVAHEAAPPTAVSEG is encoded by the coding sequence ATGGATACAAAGCCGGCGCAGAATATTCAGGACACTTTTCTCAATACAGCTCGCAAGGACAAGTCTCCGATCACGATTTATCTGATGAGCGGAGTAAAACTGAGCGGTCGCATTCGATCCTTCGATAAATACTCAGTCGTACTCGAAACCAATAACCAGGAGCAGCTCATTTTCAAGCATGCGATCTCCACAGTGGTGATGGCGCGCGGCTCGCATTACGGAGAACGTCCTGCAGCCTCCGAGCATCGACCGCCCGCTTCGGAGCGCCCGAGCGTTGCCCATGAAGCTGCGCCTCCTACAGCAGTTTCCGAAGGCTGA
- the atpC gene encoding ATP synthase F1 subunit epsilon — MADTFQIEIVTPERLLVSDQATEAQVPGTSGYLGILPGHAPLITELRSGELNYRRPDGSIERLALHWGFAEVLPDKLTVLAERAEKAADIDLEGAKKQEQMGEEQLKDPNANKEEALRLIERAKTRMTVAGRQDSSILNLVP, encoded by the coding sequence ATGGCTGACACGTTCCAAATCGAGATTGTCACGCCGGAGCGCCTCCTGGTCAGTGATCAGGCCACAGAGGCGCAGGTGCCGGGAACGTCGGGATATCTCGGCATTCTCCCCGGTCATGCTCCGCTGATCACCGAGTTGCGTAGCGGTGAACTGAACTACCGGCGTCCGGATGGCAGCATAGAGCGCCTCGCACTGCACTGGGGATTCGCCGAGGTCCTGCCGGACAAACTCACAGTCCTTGCGGAGCGCGCAGAGAAGGCAGCGGATATCGATCTGGAAGGCGCAAAAAAGCAGGAGCAGATGGGCGAAGAGCAGCTCAAAGATCCCAACGCAAACAAAGAAGAAGCGCTACGCCTGATTGAGCGTGCCAAGACCCGCATGACAGTAGCTGGCCGTCAGGACAGCAGCATTCTGAACCTGGTGCCTTAA
- a CDS encoding MBL fold metallo-hydrolase, which produces MVRMTVLASGSRGNTAVLSSSDTSILIDAGISCRETLRRMHRAAEDPSKLSAIVITHEHQDHVSGLAVLARRLKIPVYITGDTHHEWQRWVRGPITPQAQLYEDDDKAHLDRCEHFRAGVKFQIGDIEILPFTIPHDAVDPVGFVFRTEGIKIGMATDLGYMPANIKMHLRGCDALVLESNHDLEMLRGGPYPWSVKQRVMSRVGHLSNDSLAQFFSNDYDGGAAFLVLAHLSEANNHPELALQSAERALGGRLNLIQNRLVLASQTEPMEAIRF; this is translated from the coding sequence ATGGTGCGTATGACGGTGCTGGCCTCGGGGTCACGTGGCAACACCGCTGTCCTCTCCAGCTCGGATACAAGCATTCTCATCGATGCGGGCATCTCCTGCCGCGAAACACTGCGCCGCATGCATCGCGCCGCTGAGGATCCATCAAAGTTGTCGGCCATCGTGATCACTCACGAGCATCAAGACCACGTTTCCGGTCTTGCTGTGCTGGCGCGACGACTGAAGATTCCCGTTTACATCACCGGAGATACTCACCATGAGTGGCAACGCTGGGTGCGTGGGCCGATTACGCCACAGGCGCAACTCTATGAGGACGACGATAAGGCCCATCTGGATCGCTGCGAGCATTTCCGCGCTGGTGTGAAGTTCCAGATTGGGGATATTGAGATTCTTCCGTTTACGATCCCGCACGATGCGGTTGATCCCGTGGGGTTCGTGTTTCGTACCGAAGGCATAAAGATCGGCATGGCTACCGACTTGGGATATATGCCGGCCAACATCAAGATGCATCTGCGGGGATGTGATGCCCTGGTGCTCGAATCCAATCACGACCTCGAAATGCTGCGCGGCGGACCTTATCCATGGTCGGTGAAGCAGCGAGTGATGTCCCGTGTTGGGCACCTTTCCAACGACTCTCTCGCGCAATTCTTCTCCAACGATTATGATGGAGGAGCAGCATTCCTGGTGCTGGCACATTTGTCGGAGGCGAATAACCATCCCGAACTGGCACTGCAGTCGGCAGAACGCGCTCTTGGCGGCCGTCTGAACCTGATCCAGAACCGGCTGGTGCTCGCGTCTCAGACAGAACCGATGGAAGCGATTCGTTTTTGA
- the atpD gene encoding F0F1 ATP synthase subunit beta, with amino-acid sequence MAQNIGKVIQISGPAVDIQFGEANLPSIYQAIRITSEGFNVPEPISIIAEVQQHLGEGRVRCVAMEATEGMVRGMKAIDLGGPISVPVGKPTLGRVINVIGEPVDKLGPLGATEKWPIHRPAPSFEEQSTSEEMFETGIKVIDLIQPFLKGGKIGLFGGAGVGKTVVIMELINNVAKQHGGYSVFAGVGERTREGNDLWLEMSESGVIKPGDSSASKAALVYGQMTEPPGARLRVALTGLTVAEYFRDKEGVDTLLFIDNIFRFTQAGSEVSTLLGRMPSAVGYQPNLATEMGELQERITSTKKGSVTSVQAVYVPADDLTDPAPATTFAHLDATTVLSRPLSALGIYPAVDPLSSTSRILSPRVVGQEHYDVAQGVKRILQRYKDLQDIIAILGIDELSEDDKITVARARKVQKFLSQPFHVAEQFTGYKGRYVKIQDTVRSFKEIIEGKHDDVPEQAFYMKGTIEEVLEDAQKMKAAA; translated from the coding sequence ATGGCACAGAACATCGGAAAAGTAATTCAAATCTCCGGCCCTGCCGTGGACATTCAGTTCGGAGAAGCCAACCTGCCGTCTATCTATCAGGCGATCCGCATCACCAGCGAAGGTTTCAATGTGCCCGAGCCCATCAGCATCATCGCAGAGGTGCAGCAGCATCTGGGCGAAGGCCGCGTCCGCTGCGTCGCCATGGAAGCCACTGAAGGCATGGTCCGGGGCATGAAGGCAATCGATCTTGGCGGTCCCATTTCGGTACCTGTGGGAAAGCCGACTCTTGGCCGGGTCATCAACGTAATCGGCGAGCCGGTAGACAAGCTTGGGCCCCTTGGCGCCACCGAGAAGTGGCCGATCCATCGTCCTGCGCCGAGCTTTGAAGAGCAGTCGACCAGCGAGGAGATGTTCGAAACGGGAATCAAAGTTATCGATCTGATCCAGCCGTTCTTGAAAGGCGGCAAGATCGGACTCTTCGGTGGCGCGGGCGTAGGCAAGACGGTTGTGATCATGGAACTGATCAACAACGTCGCCAAGCAGCACGGCGGATATTCGGTATTCGCCGGCGTGGGCGAGCGCACTCGCGAAGGCAATGATCTGTGGCTGGAGATGAGCGAGTCGGGCGTGATCAAGCCCGGTGACAGCAGCGCCTCGAAGGCCGCTCTGGTGTACGGTCAGATGACGGAGCCGCCCGGCGCCCGCCTGCGCGTGGCCCTCACCGGATTAACGGTCGCCGAATACTTCCGCGACAAGGAAGGCGTGGACACCCTGCTGTTTATCGACAATATCTTCCGCTTCACTCAGGCAGGATCGGAAGTCTCCACGCTGCTCGGGCGTATGCCTTCCGCTGTGGGCTACCAGCCCAACCTCGCCACGGAAATGGGAGAGCTGCAGGAGCGAATTACTTCGACAAAAAAGGGCTCGGTCACCTCAGTGCAAGCAGTGTATGTGCCGGCGGACGATCTCACCGATCCGGCGCCCGCAACGACGTTCGCTCACCTGGATGCGACCACCGTGCTCTCGCGTCCTCTGAGCGCGCTGGGCATTTATCCGGCCGTCGATCCGCTGTCTTCCACGTCGCGAATTCTCAGTCCGCGCGTTGTTGGCCAGGAGCACTATGACGTCGCTCAGGGCGTCAAGCGAATACTGCAGCGTTATAAAGATCTGCAGGACATCATTGCCATTTTGGGAATCGACGAACTTTCTGAAGACGACAAGATCACCGTTGCGCGCGCGCGTAAGGTGCAGAAATTCCTCTCGCAGCCGTTCCACGTGGCCGAGCAGTTCACCGGCTATAAGGGACGCTATGTCAAGATTCAGGACACGGTTCGCAGCTTCAAAGAGATCATCGAAGGCAAGCACGACGACGTGCCGGAGCAGGCGTTCTACATGAAGGGCACGATCGAAGAAGTTCTCGAAGATGCTCAGAAAATGAAGGCCGCCGCATAA
- the atpG gene encoding ATP synthase F1 subunit gamma, whose product MANVLDLRRRIRSVQNTKQITGAMKMVSAAKLRRAQEKALAARPFTQMFVNVLKSLVNRAEIYDPITGEPHHRLLERREEKNILLVVISGDKGFAGAFNANVIKAANRFLQAKIGKNVDIIAIGRKGRDMLRRRFPYAQPGGEDGEYRRVAPVEIVGEQVGVLNKVEFAQARELATEIIKRYSRGEIDAVYLVYNEFKSVIAQRLVVDHVLPIVKVGEPDVEQVDQFTLEERQKAAQAAARTGVSVREPDTSAEDERLAKFGTGDYIYEQSPERIFNDLLPRYLAIQIYRALLESVAAEHAARMTAMDSATNNASDMIDSLTLTMNRVRQASITKEIIEIVSGAAAL is encoded by the coding sequence ATGGCAAACGTTCTTGATTTACGACGCCGCATTCGCAGCGTGCAGAACACGAAGCAGATCACCGGAGCCATGAAGATGGTTTCCGCAGCGAAGCTGCGGCGCGCGCAGGAGAAGGCGTTGGCCGCCCGCCCCTTCACGCAGATGTTCGTGAACGTGCTGAAATCGCTGGTGAACCGGGCCGAGATTTACGACCCAATTACTGGTGAGCCGCATCATCGCCTACTCGAGCGTCGCGAAGAGAAGAACATCCTGCTGGTGGTGATCAGCGGCGACAAAGGGTTCGCCGGAGCTTTCAACGCCAACGTTATTAAGGCAGCGAACCGCTTTCTGCAAGCTAAGATTGGGAAAAACGTAGACATCATCGCCATCGGCCGTAAAGGACGCGATATGCTCCGCCGCCGCTTCCCCTATGCTCAACCGGGGGGTGAAGACGGGGAATATCGGCGGGTGGCTCCCGTCGAAATCGTTGGCGAGCAAGTGGGCGTGTTGAACAAGGTGGAGTTTGCTCAGGCTCGCGAGCTGGCGACAGAGATCATCAAGCGCTATTCGCGTGGAGAAATCGACGCTGTTTACCTGGTCTATAACGAGTTCAAGTCGGTCATTGCGCAGCGGCTCGTAGTCGATCACGTGTTGCCGATCGTGAAAGTCGGCGAGCCGGACGTAGAGCAAGTGGATCAATTCACGCTCGAGGAACGTCAGAAAGCGGCGCAGGCTGCTGCTCGCACTGGAGTTTCAGTTCGGGAACCTGACACCTCGGCTGAAGACGAGCGCCTGGCGAAATTCGGTACCGGCGATTACATCTATGAGCAGTCTCCGGAGCGGATCTTCAACGACCTGCTGCCGCGCTATCTGGCCATTCAGATTTACCGAGCGCTGCTCGAATCGGTTGCAGCCGAGCACGCCGCTCGCATGACGGCCATGGACTCGGCCACCAACAACGCCTCGGACATGATCGATTCACTCACCTTGACGATGAATCGCGTCCGTCAGGCATCGATTACCAAGGAAATTATCGAAATCGTCAGCGGCGCAGCCGCTCTGTAA
- a CDS encoding transport-associated protein: protein MRLLATFVVLGGLAFAQSGSNTQLAIRPGTLDPNEQRIVKEVRHELVMLPYYSLFDDLEYSVNGDAVTLLGSVVNPTLKKDAENAVKRIEGVNTVNNQIKVLPPSPMDDRIRQQVARAISNQGGLYRYFMGAVPSIHIIVDGGHVTLKGVVDNEADDTQAKLAANQVPGVFSVKDELQVVNQKAAKK from the coding sequence ATGAGGTTATTGGCAACGTTTGTAGTTCTCGGGGGCCTCGCTTTCGCCCAGTCGGGCAGCAACACTCAGCTGGCGATCCGTCCGGGGACACTGGACCCGAACGAGCAGCGCATCGTGAAAGAAGTTCGTCATGAGCTAGTCATGCTGCCGTATTACTCATTGTTCGATGATCTTGAGTATTCCGTGAACGGGGACGCCGTTACCTTGCTCGGCTCCGTAGTAAATCCGACGCTGAAGAAAGATGCTGAGAACGCGGTAAAACGGATTGAAGGCGTAAACACGGTCAACAATCAAATTAAGGTACTGCCGCCTTCCCCAATGGATGATCGCATTCGACAGCAGGTAGCGCGAGCGATCTCGAATCAGGGTGGCCTGTACCGCTACTTCATGGGAGCGGTGCCTTCGATCCACATCATCGTGGATGGCGGTCATGTAACCCTGAAGGGCGTAGTAGACAACGAGGCCGATGATACGCAGGCAAAGTTAGCTGCGAATCAGGTGCCGGGCGTCTTCTCAGTCAAGGACGAACTCCAAGTCGTGAATCAGAAGGCGGCCAAGAAGTAA
- a CDS encoding RecQ family ATP-dependent DNA helicase yields the protein MNSNSAILSALKRYWGYDSFRPLQERIVSSLLGGRDTCVVMPTGGGKSLCYQLPAAILSEKTVIVISPLIALMQDQIAQLGQMGIPAASLNSALAVDAQGKAVHDALQGRFRLLYLSPERLARRDTIEWLKRVPVSLFAIDEAHCISEWGHEFRPEYRQLNALRQHFPDVPIAAFTASATRHVRHDIIAQLRLRNPDKYIASFHRPNLKYLVKQCESGTQEALLLRALRQYSGSNIIVYAPTINRVEQTVDFVEERGIPAIAYHGKMSSEARRQNQERWMSDEVRVLIGTIAFGLGINKATVRAVIHLALPKSIEQYYQEAGRAGRDGVPADCLLLWQARDVGLLTYFIEQISDSAEKERSWQRYHQIRRFVETGQCRHLQICSHFGETPKWDTCGACDVCGAEPDWLKIAEPVATRKRRKYVLSEQIGAGGETVGFSQNGTPSTSPQPESDLDYDLSDYVREWRRNAAREQGIAAFVVMHDSTLQALCRIRPRTLADLRRVPGFGERKIEVYGKQILEALRRFDEGARATYSPQRKQSKPAAETLDLLARGHSLAQVAAIRGRQMSSVVQLVAEMIEAGQLQFQRSWIGEQKVTEIETACAKVGMERLKPIKDALPETISFDEIRLVVAHLKWRAAGRDVAKSALA from the coding sequence ATGAATTCCAACTCGGCAATCCTTTCAGCTTTGAAGCGATACTGGGGCTACGATTCCTTTCGTCCGCTGCAAGAGCGCATTGTCTCAAGTCTGCTCGGCGGTCGCGATACTTGTGTGGTGATGCCCACTGGAGGAGGCAAGTCTCTCTGCTATCAACTCCCCGCCGCGATCCTTTCCGAGAAGACAGTCATCGTTATCTCGCCCCTAATTGCGTTGATGCAGGACCAGATCGCGCAGTTAGGGCAAATGGGGATTCCAGCTGCCAGCCTCAACAGCGCGCTTGCGGTTGACGCCCAGGGAAAGGCGGTTCATGATGCACTTCAGGGGCGGTTTCGTCTGCTTTATCTCTCCCCGGAACGGCTGGCTCGCCGAGACACGATCGAATGGCTGAAGCGTGTGCCGGTTTCGCTCTTCGCGATCGATGAGGCGCATTGCATTTCCGAATGGGGACACGAGTTCCGGCCGGAGTATAGGCAGCTAAATGCCTTACGCCAACATTTTCCGGATGTGCCAATTGCCGCTTTCACAGCGAGCGCAACCAGGCATGTGAGGCACGACATCATCGCGCAACTGCGGCTGCGCAACCCAGATAAGTACATCGCGAGTTTTCATCGCCCGAACCTCAAATATCTAGTAAAGCAGTGCGAGTCTGGCACGCAGGAGGCTCTACTTTTGCGAGCCCTGCGTCAATACTCGGGCAGCAACATTATCGTTTATGCGCCCACCATCAACCGTGTCGAGCAGACGGTCGATTTCGTCGAGGAGCGCGGCATTCCGGCCATTGCTTATCACGGCAAGATGAGCAGCGAGGCGCGCCGGCAGAACCAGGAGCGCTGGATGTCCGATGAGGTTCGCGTGCTCATTGGCACAATCGCTTTTGGCCTGGGGATTAATAAGGCAACTGTCCGCGCGGTGATTCATCTGGCGCTGCCGAAATCAATCGAGCAGTATTACCAGGAGGCCGGACGTGCCGGGCGGGACGGAGTCCCGGCGGATTGCCTTCTGCTCTGGCAGGCGCGCGATGTCGGCCTGCTGACATACTTCATCGAGCAGATCAGCGATTCGGCTGAAAAGGAACGATCCTGGCAGCGCTATCACCAGATTCGGCGCTTTGTCGAAACAGGGCAATGCCGCCATCTCCAGATTTGCTCACATTTCGGCGAAACGCCAAAATGGGACACTTGCGGCGCATGCGATGTCTGTGGCGCCGAACCAGACTGGTTGAAGATTGCGGAACCGGTAGCTACACGGAAACGCCGCAAATATGTTCTGTCGGAGCAGATTGGAGCGGGGGGAGAGACGGTTGGATTCTCCCAGAACGGTACTCCGTCGACTTCGCCTCAACCCGAGTCTGACCTTGATTACGACCTCAGTGACTATGTCCGCGAATGGCGTAGAAACGCGGCAAGAGAACAGGGGATCGCTGCGTTTGTTGTGATGCACGACTCAACGCTTCAGGCGTTGTGCCGTATTCGTCCCCGAACTCTGGCTGATCTTCGTCGTGTACCCGGCTTCGGCGAACGAAAGATCGAAGTGTACGGCAAGCAGATACTCGAGGCTTTGCGTCGGTTTGATGAGGGAGCACGAGCGACCTACTCGCCTCAAAGGAAGCAATCGAAGCCCGCGGCTGAAACGCTTGATCTGTTGGCTCGAGGGCACTCGCTGGCACAAGTTGCAGCCATTCGCGGAAGGCAGATGAGCAGTGTTGTTCAACTCGTCGCGGAGATGATCGAAGCCGGGCAGTTGCAGTTTCAGCGCAGTTGGATCGGCGAGCAGAAGGTCACGGAGATTGAAACAGCCTGCGCCAAAGTTGGGATGGAACGTCTAAAGCCGATCAAAGATGCTTTGCCAGAAACCATCAGCTTCGACGAAATTCGCCTTGTTGTAGCCCACTTGAAGTGGCGGGCCGCAGGGCGGGATGTTGCGAAATCCGCACTCGCTTGA
- a CDS encoding F0F1 ATP synthase subunit alpha: MAQIKADEITKLIREQIENYESKLAVDEVGTVISLGDGIARIYGLDKVMAGELIDFGHGVSGIAMNLEEDQVGAVLMGEYTEIKEGDEVRRTGKIMAVPVGEGMVGRVVNSLGQPIDDKGPVNTKNSIHIERIAPGVIDRQPVREPMATGLKAIDSMIPIGRGQRELIIGDRQTGKTAVALDTIINNKGNNLICIYCAIGQKRSSIANVVKTLTDYGAMDYTVVVAASASEPAPMQYIAPYAACAIGEYFRDNGKHALVIYDDLSKHAASYREISLLLRRPPGREAYPGDVFYLHSRLLERAAKLSDKLGGGSLTALPIIETQAGDVSAYIPTNVISITDGQIFLETDLFNSGVRPAVNVGISVSRVGGSAQIKAMRQVAGSMKLELAQYRELAAFAQFGSDLDKATQQQLNRGQRLTELLKQPQFSPLPFSKQILSIYAGTNGYLDDLQVSQVRDFEDLLYRDVDTTNPGLLSQIMEKKVLDDGMKREMEQLIKEAKQEFAGQRQVVGAKAS, encoded by the coding sequence ATGGCGCAAATCAAAGCAGACGAAATTACGAAACTCATTCGCGAGCAAATCGAGAATTACGAATCTAAGCTTGCGGTCGACGAAGTCGGCACTGTGATCTCGCTCGGCGACGGTATCGCGCGCATCTACGGCCTCGACAAAGTGATGGCTGGAGAGCTGATCGACTTTGGTCACGGCGTGAGCGGCATCGCAATGAACCTCGAAGAAGACCAGGTCGGCGCCGTGCTCATGGGTGAGTACACGGAAATCAAAGAAGGCGATGAAGTGCGCCGCACAGGAAAAATCATGGCAGTGCCGGTGGGCGAAGGCATGGTCGGCCGCGTCGTGAACTCCCTTGGGCAGCCCATCGACGACAAGGGACCAGTTAACACCAAGAATTCGATTCACATCGAGCGAATCGCTCCTGGCGTCATCGACCGACAGCCGGTCCGTGAGCCAATGGCGACAGGCCTCAAGGCTATCGACTCGATGATTCCCATCGGCCGCGGGCAGCGCGAGCTTATCATCGGCGATCGCCAAACCGGCAAAACCGCGGTCGCCCTCGACACGATCATCAACAATAAGGGTAACAACCTGATCTGCATCTACTGCGCGATCGGCCAGAAGCGCTCTTCGATCGCCAACGTGGTGAAGACGCTTACTGATTACGGCGCTATGGATTACACGGTAGTGGTCGCTGCGTCAGCCTCCGAACCCGCCCCCATGCAGTACATTGCTCCTTATGCTGCGTGCGCGATCGGAGAGTACTTCCGCGATAACGGCAAGCACGCGCTCGTGATCTACGATGATCTCTCGAAGCACGCTGCGTCTTATCGCGAGATTTCTCTCCTGCTGCGCCGTCCACCGGGACGTGAGGCGTATCCGGGAGACGTCTTTTATCTGCACTCGCGGCTTCTCGAGCGCGCAGCGAAGCTCTCTGACAAACTTGGCGGCGGTTCCCTCACCGCGCTTCCCATTATTGAAACTCAGGCAGGCGACGTTTCCGCCTACATCCCAACGAATGTAATTTCCATTACTGATGGTCAGATATTCCTCGAGACGGACTTGTTCAACTCGGGCGTGCGTCCTGCAGTAAACGTCGGTATTTCAGTAAGCCGCGTGGGTGGATCTGCGCAGATCAAGGCCATGCGTCAGGTTGCGGGATCGATGAAGCTGGAGCTTGCGCAGTATCGGGAACTAGCAGCGTTCGCACAGTTCGGTTCAGATCTGGACAAGGCTACGCAGCAACAGCTCAATCGCGGCCAGCGGCTGACTGAACTGCTGAAACAGCCGCAATTCTCGCCGCTGCCCTTCAGCAAGCAGATTCTCTCGATCTATGCCGGCACAAACGGCTATCTCGACGATCTGCAGGTCTCGCAAGTGCGTGACTTTGAAGATTTGCTCTACAGAGATGTCGATACGACAAATCCTGGTCTTCTCAGCCAGATCATGGAGAAAAAAGTACTCGACGACGGCATGAAGCGCGAAATGGAGCAGCTCATCAAAGAAGCGAAGCAGGAGTTTGCAGGCCAGCGACAGGTGGTTGGAGCGAAAGCGTCCTGA